Proteins from a single region of Pseudodesulfovibrio portus:
- a CDS encoding RsbRD N-terminal domain-containing protein: MTFDTVLAERKADLSKGWAELVLRTYPKETQKVWTRQKDRFQNPVGAAILEATGELFELLIDWKDAEEIAVSLDKLIRIRAVQDFSPSQAIGFVFLLKKLIRDEFFKEMEKDGTLADLLRFEARIDNLAMMSFDIYTKSREQVFRMRVDEVKRSQRSLLRRAGMTVDVTVDNSTD; encoded by the coding sequence ATGACATTTGATACAGTGTTGGCCGAACGCAAGGCCGATTTGTCCAAGGGGTGGGCGGAGCTGGTGCTCCGGACCTATCCCAAGGAAACGCAGAAAGTCTGGACCCGTCAGAAGGATCGTTTTCAGAACCCCGTGGGGGCCGCCATACTCGAGGCGACCGGGGAACTGTTCGAACTACTGATCGACTGGAAGGATGCGGAAGAAATCGCCGTCTCCCTGGACAAGCTCATTCGGATCAGGGCGGTGCAGGATTTCAGCCCGTCCCAGGCCATCGGTTTCGTCTTCCTGTTGAAGAAGCTCATTCGCGACGAGTTCTTCAAGGAAATGGAAAAGGACGGAACCCTGGCGGACCTGCTGCGTTTCGAGGCCAGGATCGACAACCTGGCCATGATGTCTTTCGACATCTATACCAAAAGTCGCGAACAAGTATTCCGGATGCGCGTTGACGAGGTCAAGCGCTCCCAGCGCAGTCTGCTCAGGCGCGCCGGAATGACAGTGGACGTTACGGTCGATAACTCGACCGATTAG
- a CDS encoding PAS domain S-box protein — protein MASAPESDGRMPPSAVALDAADQPLLVLDKSHAIVWQNRVAADLLGAQEGILLRDAAPWLVAELEKECSRKGVESGIRVEVVRPDGERETHFSVILSAWAEGCVLVLNDITHKVKAEQQLTRERNQSALYLDVVGAMVVALDASGAVTMANQTTCRTLGYGVHELIGRNWVEAVVPEEQRDEVLDYLYLVFSGQTESADEFFYYVTTKDGEDRLVQWQHKLLTNEGDMPIGALCSGMDVTEQRASEEALAEKELWLRSTFVALGEAVLILTPEWKIIDANPAAEIIFGMTNEELVDTPAETLHVDAVHNAEFKVRCRAAFDERKRVMFEFPMRRQSGAVFPSEQSVSLIIGDDGHPLGIVNTIRDISSRKRAERVLRESEEKFRRIFESIEEGYIVTDLGGRIQMVNPATCRLFGYPREELVGRTMDELYLYRKEQLFLHKALAGGDPVRGLKIQVVRKDGAVITVDGNAHVVTDDNGDPVGMEGTFRDITRQIEAEKVLMEREQQYRAFFENNHAIMILTDPKTGNVVDANPAAGDFYGYSQEAMRSMNMSQINAQDEEEIFREMDMARAEKRAYFILQHKLADSSIRDVEVYSGPIMVQGRQLLYSVIHDVTNRIRLESEMKTLATTDALTGVDNRHQFFSKGSQELRRALRYKKPLTLLMLDIDYFKSINDTYGHQAGDEVLRQLAQASSSLLRESDIFGRLGGEEFAVVLPETGLRLGMEVAERLRKRLSEVRVDFEGKKITFTVSIGATLARRSDKAIEDVIKRADEALYKAKRMGRNRVDRA, from the coding sequence ATGGCGTCGGCACCGGAATCCGACGGTCGGATGCCGCCTTCTGCGGTCGCGCTTGATGCGGCCGACCAGCCGCTGTTGGTCCTCGATAAATCCCATGCCATCGTGTGGCAGAACCGGGTCGCAGCGGACCTGCTCGGCGCGCAGGAGGGGATATTGCTTCGTGACGCGGCCCCCTGGCTTGTCGCGGAGCTTGAGAAGGAGTGCTCCCGAAAGGGCGTTGAGTCGGGTATCCGCGTCGAGGTCGTCCGGCCTGACGGGGAGCGGGAAACCCATTTTTCCGTCATCCTGTCGGCATGGGCGGAGGGTTGTGTGCTGGTGCTCAACGACATCACGCACAAGGTCAAGGCCGAGCAGCAGCTGACACGGGAACGAAACCAGTCGGCGCTGTACCTGGACGTTGTCGGGGCGATGGTCGTGGCCCTGGACGCCTCGGGCGCCGTGACCATGGCCAACCAGACCACCTGCCGGACCCTTGGGTACGGGGTGCACGAATTGATCGGCCGGAATTGGGTGGAGGCCGTGGTCCCGGAGGAGCAGCGCGACGAGGTGCTGGACTACCTCTATCTCGTGTTTTCCGGCCAGACGGAGTCGGCGGATGAATTTTTCTACTACGTCACCACCAAGGACGGCGAGGACCGGCTCGTCCAGTGGCAGCACAAGCTGCTGACCAACGAGGGCGACATGCCCATCGGCGCCCTCTGCTCGGGCATGGACGTCACCGAGCAGCGGGCCTCGGAGGAGGCCCTGGCCGAAAAGGAGCTCTGGCTCCGTTCGACGTTCGTCGCCCTGGGCGAGGCGGTGCTCATCCTGACCCCGGAATGGAAGATCATCGATGCCAACCCGGCGGCGGAGATCATATTCGGCATGACCAACGAGGAACTGGTGGACACCCCGGCGGAAACGCTGCACGTGGACGCCGTCCACAACGCGGAGTTCAAGGTCCGGTGCCGGGCCGCATTCGACGAGCGGAAACGGGTCATGTTCGAGTTCCCCATGCGCAGGCAAAGCGGGGCGGTGTTTCCGTCCGAGCAGTCGGTGTCGCTGATCATCGGCGACGACGGCCACCCCCTGGGCATCGTCAACACCATCAGGGACATCTCCTCCCGCAAGCGGGCCGAACGGGTCCTGCGGGAAAGCGAGGAAAAGTTCCGGCGCATTTTCGAATCCATCGAGGAAGGGTACATCGTCACCGACCTGGGCGGGCGAATCCAGATGGTCAACCCGGCCACGTGCCGGCTGTTCGGCTATCCCCGCGAGGAACTGGTCGGCCGGACCATGGACGAGCTGTACCTCTACAGGAAGGAGCAGCTGTTCCTGCACAAGGCCCTTGCCGGCGGAGACCCCGTCCGCGGCCTGAAGATACAGGTCGTCAGGAAGGACGGGGCCGTCATCACGGTGGACGGCAACGCCCATGTGGTCACGGACGACAACGGCGACCCCGTGGGCATGGAGGGGACCTTCCGCGACATCACCAGGCAGATCGAGGCGGAAAAGGTGCTCATGGAGCGGGAGCAGCAGTACCGGGCCTTTTTCGAGAACAACCACGCCATCATGATCCTGACCGATCCCAAGACCGGGAACGTGGTGGACGCCAACCCGGCGGCCGGCGACTTCTACGGGTATTCCCAGGAGGCGATGCGGTCCATGAACATGAGCCAGATCAATGCCCAGGACGAGGAAGAGATATTCCGGGAAATGGACATGGCCCGCGCGGAAAAGCGTGCCTACTTCATCCTCCAGCACAAACTGGCCGACAGTTCCATCCGGGACGTGGAGGTCTACTCCGGTCCGATAATGGTCCAGGGCCGCCAGTTGCTGTATTCGGTCATCCATGACGTGACCAACCGGATCAGGCTGGAAAGCGAGATGAAGACCCTGGCCACCACCGACGCCCTGACCGGGGTGGACAACCGGCACCAGTTCTTTTCCAAGGGCTCCCAGGAGCTCAGGCGGGCGTTGCGGTACAAGAAGCCGCTCACCCTGCTCATGCTCGACATCGACTACTTCAAGTCCATCAACGACACCTACGGCCATCAGGCCGGGGACGAGGTCCTGCGCCAACTGGCCCAGGCGTCGTCCTCCCTGCTCCGCGAGAGCGACATTTTCGGCAGGCTGGGCGGCGAGGAGTTTGCCGTGGTCCTGCCGGAGACCGGGCTCAGGCTCGGCATGGAGGTCGCCGAGCGGCTGCGCAAGCGGTTGTCCGAAGTCAGGGTGGATTTCGAGGGAAAGAAAATAACCTTTACGGTTTCCATCGGCGCCACCCTGGCCCGCCGAAGCGACAAGGCCATCGAGGACGTCATCAAGCGCGCCGACGAGGCCCTCTACAAGGCCAAGCGCATGGGCCGCAACCGGGTGGACCGGGCATAA
- a CDS encoding substrate-binding periplasmic protein, translating into MIRQYLLAVCFLLLLGQPSAAGGKLVISTQAIPPYSTENGTGFYDTLYPEIGRRTGLEITVVQQPDRRSLQLTNSGINDGDGPRLPGLEQQFPDLIRVEEPILHAELVAFTRKGTRVKSWGDLANRFAAVPKGWRLPRGKIPVSMRLTTVISTHSSMAMLSTGRIDAALTLPAMGRHEIDKHGYRNINLEPAILDERLLYLYMHKKHAPLVPAIDEAIKAIKADGTWDRLFKQAIAQTDK; encoded by the coding sequence TTGATTCGCCAATATCTGCTTGCCGTCTGTTTTCTGCTGTTGCTCGGGCAGCCCTCTGCCGCAGGCGGGAAACTGGTCATCAGCACCCAGGCGATTCCCCCCTACTCCACCGAAAACGGCACCGGTTTTTATGACACCCTCTATCCGGAAATCGGGCGAAGAACGGGCTTGGAAATCACGGTCGTCCAGCAGCCCGACAGACGTTCACTGCAACTGACCAACAGCGGCATCAATGACGGCGACGGCCCCAGGCTGCCGGGACTCGAACAACAATTTCCCGACCTGATCCGGGTGGAAGAACCCATCCTGCATGCCGAACTCGTCGCATTCACCAGGAAAGGCACCCGCGTGAAGTCATGGGGCGATCTGGCCAACAGGTTCGCCGCCGTTCCCAAGGGCTGGCGGCTGCCCAGGGGCAAGATACCCGTTTCGATGCGCCTGACCACGGTCATCTCGACCCACAGCAGCATGGCCATGCTCTCCACGGGCAGGATCGACGCCGCCCTGACCCTCCCGGCGATGGGACGGCACGAAATAGACAAGCATGGGTACCGGAACATCAACCTGGAACCGGCCATCCTGGATGAACGGCTTCTCTACCTGTACATGCACAAGAAACACGCACCCCTTGTCCCGGCCATCGATGAGGCCATCAAGGCCATCAAGGCTGACGGCACGTGGGATCGGCTCTTCAAACAGGCCATCGCCCAAACCGACAAGTGA
- a CDS encoding tRNA (adenine-N1)-methyltransferase, which produces MIEPGQLILLISHKGKRYLRKLETGGEVHTHDGKLLMDEVAEAGFGQYVKTHLGRAYLVLKPTLHDLIKGVKRQTQIMYPKEIGYLMMKLGIGPGSTVIESGTGSGGLTTALAWFVGDTGKVITYERRADFFKLAGKNLERVGLADRVEQVNQNIEDGFLHSGADALFLDVRTPWEYLQSIPAAVIPGAMCGFLLPTVNQVSDLLRGLEDGPFADLEVLEILVRRWKPVADRLRPEDRMVAHTGFLVFARYMEPPVAAPRAEPPAETAVESADLVEHAPQTETDETDSDHQE; this is translated from the coding sequence ATGATCGAACCCGGACAGCTCATACTGCTCATCAGCCACAAAGGCAAACGATACCTGCGCAAGCTCGAAACCGGCGGCGAGGTTCACACCCACGACGGCAAGCTGCTCATGGACGAAGTGGCCGAGGCCGGTTTCGGCCAGTACGTCAAAACCCACCTCGGCAGGGCGTACCTCGTGCTCAAGCCGACCCTGCACGACCTGATCAAGGGCGTGAAGCGCCAGACCCAGATCATGTACCCCAAGGAGATCGGGTACCTGATGATGAAGCTCGGCATCGGCCCGGGCTCCACGGTCATCGAATCCGGCACCGGCTCCGGCGGCCTGACCACGGCCCTGGCCTGGTTCGTGGGCGACACGGGCAAGGTCATCACCTACGAGCGCCGTGCCGACTTTTTCAAGCTGGCGGGCAAGAACCTGGAGCGCGTCGGCCTGGCCGACCGCGTTGAGCAGGTCAACCAGAACATCGAGGACGGCTTCCTGCACTCCGGCGCGGACGCCCTGTTCCTGGACGTGCGCACCCCGTGGGAATACCTGCAGAGCATCCCTGCGGCGGTCATCCCCGGTGCCATGTGCGGCTTCCTGCTGCCCACGGTGAACCAGGTGTCCGACCTGCTGCGCGGGCTTGAGGACGGTCCGTTCGCCGACCTGGAGGTCCTGGAAATCCTGGTCCGCCGCTGGAAGCCCGTGGCCGACAGGCTGCGGCCCGAGGACCGCATGGTGGCCCACACCGGCTTCCTGGTCTTTGCCCGTTACATGGAGCCGCCCGTGGCTGCTCCCAGGGCGGAGCCCCCGGCAGAGACCGCCGTTGAATCCGCGGACCTCGTCGAACACGCCCCGCAAACGGAGACCGACGAGACGGACTCCGATCATCAGGAATAA
- a CDS encoding radical SAM protein produces the protein MGYKYVFGPVMSGRLGRSLGLDLLGGRICSMDCVYCEVGATRTLTTERGPYVPAADILKELAAWKAEGFEMPDMVTLGGLGEPCLNSEMAEVIIGARKLFPDTDIAVLTNATLMTDPAVRRELCLADVVLPSLDSLVTDEFLAVNRPFGGVTPEAVAEGLLEFRREFKGKIFLEILLAEGINDSDENLGRLKDFCKRLAPDRVDVVTLTRPGTVKRVRPVDGAVLSRWRMALESGERRVETRTAHGGKAIRTDQVMDHVRASLARRPQTASQLAQALNADPKQVRSAVEALLKEGAIVARDDRDETYYHGTGHVLEDGTA, from the coding sequence ATGGGCTATAAATATGTATTCGGACCCGTCATGAGCGGTCGGCTGGGCCGCTCCCTCGGACTCGACCTGCTCGGCGGCCGGATCTGCTCCATGGATTGCGTGTACTGCGAGGTGGGAGCGACCAGGACGCTGACGACGGAGCGGGGCCCCTACGTCCCGGCGGCCGACATCCTCAAGGAGTTGGCGGCCTGGAAGGCGGAAGGGTTCGAAATGCCCGACATGGTCACCCTGGGAGGGCTGGGCGAACCCTGTCTCAATTCGGAGATGGCCGAGGTCATCATTGGGGCCAGGAAGCTCTTCCCGGACACGGACATCGCGGTGCTGACCAACGCCACCCTGATGACCGACCCGGCGGTACGCCGGGAGCTTTGCCTGGCGGACGTGGTCCTGCCCAGCCTGGATTCATTGGTCACCGATGAATTCCTGGCCGTGAACCGCCCCTTTGGGGGCGTGACGCCCGAGGCGGTGGCCGAAGGGCTCCTTGAATTCAGGAGAGAATTCAAGGGAAAGATATTTTTGGAAATTTTGCTTGCCGAAGGAATCAACGACAGCGACGAGAACCTCGGCAGGTTGAAGGATTTTTGCAAGCGGCTTGCCCCTGATCGGGTGGATGTGGTCACGCTGACCCGTCCCGGAACCGTGAAGAGGGTCCGCCCCGTGGACGGGGCGGTTCTAAGCCGCTGGCGCATGGCGCTCGAAAGCGGGGAACGCCGCGTTGAAACGCGGACCGCGCACGGCGGGAAGGCGATACGCACGGACCAGGTCATGGACCACGTCCGGGCGTCCCTGGCCCGCAGGCCGCAGACCGCTTCCCAGCTGGCACAGGCCCTGAACGCGGACCCGAAACAGGTCCGCTCTGCCGTGGAAGCCCTCCTGAAAGAGGGTGCAATCGTCGCCCGGGATGACCGGGACGAGACTTACTACCACGGAACCGGGCATGTCCTGGAAGACGGGACCGCCTGA
- a CDS encoding Rne/Rng family ribonuclease → MTAKKKRQKMFISVLPGEQVEVVIAEEGKVNEYYVEMVHQAKTKGNIYKGYIHNIDNGLQAAFINYGAERNGFLQIDEVHPEYYMGSPATKKGQRYPLMQKVLKPGQEVLVQVVKEPTGKKGAFLTSYLSLPGRSFVYTVGRSQMGVSRKIEDEKERVRLKKVLEAFETTEGVGLIARTAAVGQSKAALERDYKYLNRLWTDIRANAQKEKAPSIVYKELGLAARAVRDYLTADVTEVWVDDKETFEQIRKFVKLAFPRKNNFVRLHEDPDLSLLERFNLVRQVEEIYSREATMPSGGRLVFDATEALTAVDINSGKIGGERNFQKMALKTNVEAAREIARQLRLRDIGGQVVIDFIEMKNPKDCREVEKVMRAEMKNDRARTDVSRISSFGLMELVRQRLGSSAIAISTEPCPCCRGTGIRRNMEWQAMQALKTIHREIRKPGEDRVEHLCEEELAIYLLNNKRGILADLETRYGKEIHVDIDYEYED, encoded by the coding sequence ATGACCGCAAAAAAGAAACGGCAGAAGATGTTCATCTCCGTACTGCCGGGAGAACAGGTAGAGGTCGTCATTGCCGAAGAAGGCAAGGTTAACGAGTACTACGTCGAGATGGTGCACCAGGCCAAGACCAAGGGCAACATCTACAAGGGCTACATCCACAACATCGACAACGGGCTCCAGGCCGCGTTCATCAACTACGGGGCCGAGCGCAACGGGTTCCTCCAGATCGACGAGGTCCATCCGGAATACTACATGGGCAGCCCGGCCACCAAGAAGGGCCAGCGCTACCCGCTCATGCAGAAGGTGCTCAAGCCCGGCCAGGAAGTCCTGGTCCAGGTGGTCAAGGAACCCACCGGCAAGAAGGGCGCGTTCCTGACCTCCTATCTTTCTCTGCCCGGACGCAGCTTCGTCTACACCGTTGGCCGCTCCCAGATGGGCGTGTCCCGCAAGATCGAGGACGAGAAGGAGCGCGTCCGCCTCAAGAAGGTGCTCGAAGCCTTCGAGACCACCGAGGGCGTGGGCCTCATCGCCCGCACCGCCGCCGTGGGCCAGTCCAAGGCGGCCCTCGAGCGCGACTACAAATACCTGAACCGGCTGTGGACCGACATCCGGGCCAACGCCCAGAAGGAAAAGGCCCCGTCCATCGTCTACAAGGAGCTGGGCCTGGCCGCGCGGGCCGTGCGCGACTACCTGACCGCCGACGTCACCGAGGTCTGGGTGGACGACAAGGAAACCTTCGAGCAGATCCGCAAGTTCGTGAAGCTCGCCTTCCCGCGCAAGAACAACTTCGTCCGGCTGCACGAGGACCCCGACCTGTCGCTGCTGGAGCGCTTCAACCTGGTTCGCCAGGTGGAGGAGATATACTCCCGCGAGGCCACCATGCCCTCCGGCGGCAGGCTGGTCTTCGACGCCACCGAGGCCCTGACCGCCGTGGACATCAACTCCGGCAAGATCGGCGGGGAACGCAATTTCCAGAAGATGGCGCTCAAGACCAACGTGGAAGCCGCCCGCGAGATCGCCCGCCAGCTCAGGCTGCGGGACATCGGCGGCCAGGTGGTCATCGACTTCATCGAGATGAAGAACCCCAAGGACTGCCGCGAGGTGGAAAAGGTCATGCGCGCCGAGATGAAGAACGACCGCGCCCGCACCGACGTGTCGCGCATCTCCTCCTTCGGCCTCATGGAGCTGGTCCGCCAGCGCCTCGGGTCCTCGGCCATCGCCATCTCCACCGAGCCCTGCCCCTGCTGCAGGGGCACCGGCATCCGCCGCAACATGGAATGGCAGGCCATGCAGGCCCTGAAGACCATCCACCGCGAAATCCGCAAACCCGGCGAAGACCGCGTGGAGCACCTGTGCGAAGAAGAGCTGGCCATCTACCTCCTCAACAACAAGCGCGGCATCCTGGCCGACCTGGAAACCCGCTACGGCAAGGAAATCCACGTGGACATCGACTACGAGTACGAAGACTAG